The Populus trichocarpa isolate Nisqually-1 chromosome 18, P.trichocarpa_v4.1, whole genome shotgun sequence genomic interval ATATGGTGCAGATAATCCAATGGCATAAATCAAGATATAGAGCTGGTCTTACGTGCTATCAACATCAACACATCATCTTCATTttgtgaaataattaaaaagatagtgaagccttattcttttttttgaaacctCGACCAATAAACTGTGAAATAGTTATTGCTGTATAATAAACTATATATGGCAAAATGTATTGTTgaattctataattaaaattacatattaattagtagcagaaattaattaagatttcaagTGTGatctaatcaatttaaattcataataattaaacatgattaaaaaaacaatcataaaattcCAAGGACAATCAAGACATGACAAAGTCGAAAATTCACTGGGGATCTTGAAGAACCAGGTTTGGTGGccagttgtttttatttttttttaatttattctgtcttgttaaaagaaagaatatcCATGGATCACACTTGTAGCATTGGGCACAACCCACATGCCGCATCTCTACAATGCCGATGCCAAAGTGCCAGTGCAGGAAATAGGGATGAATCTAGGGGCCACAGGAGTGTCCAAGGTTAAGAAAATCTCAACCTCAATATAGCACATTTATTCCTCTTTATTggagaattttaatttaatcaatgagaaataaaatctttgatcctttttaatcaataaatttaaaagaaaataagttcaaagaataatttatctttctttttgaaCATTACCAATTTAGTcgtatttcaataaaaaaataaattaatttattctttaccctaaaaaatatataactcgacgtatttaaatatttttcactacttttctctataagagaaaataatttaGCCCACCATCTTAGTGATCCTGAACTCATTCTTAACATGATGCATAAACACATCCacatttatattattagttaatgCATCAACCTTTTAACTATagtatcaataaatttattgatattgaCTTATGAATACATTCTACattgataatattataattataaaacctgatttgaaatcAGTGCAAGGCAAAACATAGTCCGGTGGGGAGTATTAatcctaaaaaaactaaaaataataaaaccgatgttatgttgataaaaaaaatttaaaaattcaagccTTATATAAACAGGTTTTAAGTTGATCCACCGAATTGATTCAGGTTTTATAATTATAGATAATATAACATTGTAAAGTTAAATCTTTAAATCATTATTGTATAGGGATTATaactcttaattaaaattataaatgttgtaATGCAAGACGCGTATAAATTAGTGGTACGTagaccttatatatatatatatatatatatatatatatatatatatatatatatatatatatatatattgagcaaTTTTGCATATTGGCAAGAGTTACAAACAACATAATTTCTCACGAATGCAACTTGATGATTTCTAAATCTAGTGGAAGAGggatttaatttcaatattattcaaaaactaATCCATGCttaccttataaaaaaataaagaagaaagaaaaagtaaacCGTCGGCTGAGTTGCCAAAGTTAATAACATGCCTGACGTTGTACTAACATTGAAGACAATGGAAGGGAATGTTTACTAAGCTTACATATGGATCCTTCTCCTTGTCTCAACTTTTCATTGTACACAAGACAATTTCCAATGTATCATATTCCGTTCCCTTCGATTCTTTTTATGTTCCCTCTTGATTAACCTTCAAGTTTACCaaacaaatgaaaaagaaatctaCAAGAGAGCTCTTGAGCTATCATTTTGAATCACAAaattattcttctttctttctgctTTGAAGTCTGGACAGTTAAGAATGGCACGCCGAGCGCTAGAAGGTATGTTCACTGCAGATTATGACTCTCTTTTCTGTACAAACTGTATTCTAAAGCGTTTAGGGGACTAAGGAAAATCATAAAGTCTTGTGTGATGATGTGAGTGCAACGTGTCCTGTGAGAAGTTTGGGGTGGCTATCTGTCTTTCCCGTTTATTGAATTTAGTGACCTTTCAGAATTTGGGAGAGGAGACTTGAAAATTGCTATATATTGACATATATAATTTGGTTGTAGGGAGAACAGGAGAGGAAAAAtgaactaggttttttttttaaaaaaaaatttggtgatGTTATTGTAATTTCAAAGggtttttttcatgataaatatCCCAATGAAATTTCTGTTGTAGGATTGTTGTTTTCACTATAAAttgtcaaaaagaaaaaaatgaagttggcCTTGTTTTCTATTGAATGCAGTGACTCCTCCAGCACCTAATACGCTACATAGACAGAGCCCCTCATCAGAGAATTCTTCAGCCTTGTTGTTTGTCATTGGAGGGATGCTTGTGCTCGTAATATTGTTGATCCTTATCTTGCTCTTATGGAAATTTAACAAACCAGAAAAACTGAGGAAATCCCTGAAAAGAAATGGAAGTCTGACAGGTAATAGAACTGCTGAGTGTTTACCATATTATGAAGTTAATATAGAAGttgtaatttttcataatttgcaTCTAATTACAGCAACCAAGGATTTCTGGAGTGGTAGCCTCCAAACGATAAGCTATTTCGACTTTCAGACACTGAAGAAAGCAACTAAGAATTTTCATCCTGGTAATCTACTCGGAAGAGGTGGATTTGGGCCTGTCTATCGGGTACTATTCGTAAACCGAAATGTGTCTTCTGGCAAGACATTGTCCGAGTTTGGAGTCTTGTAAGCCAACTTTTAGATTTTGCTCTGTGAAGATTTTTATGATGCATTCTCTTGTTCTGTAGGGGAAGTTAAGTGATGGTAGAATGGTTGCAGTCAAGAAATTGTCCCTTGACAAATCTCAGCAAGGAGAATCAGAATTCCTTTCAGAGGTGAAGATGATTACTAGCATCCAACACAAGAACTTGGTTCGACTTCTAGGGTGTTGCTCAGATGGTCCACAAAGGTTACTCGTGTATGAATACATGAAGAATAGGAGCTTGGACCTCATAGTATATGGTAACATCTCATCTTACATGTGAATTGTTTGTTAAGAAAAACTGAAAACAGACAGTAACATCGGATGAAACACAGTAATTGACAACGATTTTTTAAGCCTTTCAGTGAACTTTAACATGTTCTTTAATTCTCTTCGGCTGCAGGGAATGGTGATAAATTCCTGGATTGGGAAACCAGATTCCAAATAATATTAGGCATTGCTCGAGGATTGCAATATCTACATGAGGATTCACACCTAAGAATTGTACACAGAGATATAAAAGCAAGCAACATTCTTCTTGATGTCAAATTCCAGCCAAGGATTAGTGATTTTGGGCTGGCTAGGTTCTTCCCTGAAGATCAAGCTTATCTCAGCACTACATTTGCAGGAACTTTGTAAGTATGCTACAAATATAGCAGTCAATGACACTCTTGGAACCATTGATCGTTACAAGATTTCACTATTAAGATTGCATTCGGTTCCGGCCTAATGCCTTGTAACTTCTCTCTATATCTTGTTCAGAGGTTACACAGCTCCTGAGTATGCCATCAGAGGGGAATTGTCTGAAAAGGCAGACATTTATAGCTTTGGAGTGCTTGTGCTTGAAATTATTAGCTGCAGGAAAAACACAGATCTTAGGTTACCATCAGAAATGCAATATCTTCCTGAATATGTATGCCGTTGCCTTATCTGATCAacattttcccttcttttctcaaaattttaataattttatcaagaCCTTTTTTACTGACA includes:
- the LOC7484036 gene encoding cysteine-rich receptor-like protein kinase 44, which gives rise to MDHTCSIGHNPHAASLQCRCQSASAGNRDESRGHRSVQVWTVKNGTPSARSWPCFLLNAVTPPAPNTLHRQSPSSENSSALLFVIGGMLVLVILLILILLLWKFNKPEKLRKSLKRNGSLTATKDFWSGSLQTISYFDFQTLKKATKNFHPGNLLGRGGFGPVYRGKLSDGRMVAVKKLSLDKSQQGESEFLSEVKMITSIQHKNLVRLLGCCSDGPQRLLVYEYMKNRSLDLIVYGNGDKFLDWETRFQIILGIARGLQYLHEDSHLRIVHRDIKASNILLDVKFQPRISDFGLARFFPEDQAYLSTTFAGTLGYTAPEYAIRGELSEKADIYSFGVLVLEIISCRKNTDLRLPSEMQYLPEYAWKLYERSSVIDLVDPKLREDGFMEKDVLQVIHVAFLCLQPLANLRPPMSKIVALLTCKVEMVGTPMRPAFLERRRKTDEKLSWDTISEVFSSPLHSESPSLPRQQN